In Granulicatella elegans, one genomic interval encodes:
- a CDS encoding carbon-nitrogen hydrolase family protein, whose protein sequence is MKIALAAVGFITNDTAYNVEKIKTLIEKYASEVDLILFGESFLQGFECLSWDYAKDVNIAVHQDSELINDIRAMCEINRVSVSFGYIEKDEDNLYSSQLTIDKNGETVDNFRRVSIGWKEPIADFHYVEGKGFGQFTYLDKTVSVALCGDLWYEDNCIQMKNLDSDIVLWPVYTDFDSQEWNESMKHEYAEQAEKCGNNILYVNSYCLDQNSQGIARGGAALFSQGKIESEIPAGIEGVLVVEA, encoded by the coding sequence ATGAAAATAGCTTTAGCAGCAGTAGGTTTTATAACAAATGATACAGCTTATAATGTAGAAAAAATAAAGACTCTAATAGAAAAATATGCTTCTGAAGTTGATCTTATTTTGTTTGGTGAAAGCTTTCTACAAGGCTTTGAATGCTTAAGTTGGGACTATGCAAAAGATGTAAATATAGCTGTGCACCAAGATTCAGAATTAATAAATGATATTAGAGCTATGTGTGAAATTAATAGGGTATCAGTTTCTTTTGGATATATTGAAAAAGATGAAGATAATCTATATAGTAGCCAATTAACTATAGATAAGAATGGGGAAACAGTAGATAATTTCAGGCGTGTTTCTATTGGATGGAAAGAGCCAATTGCAGATTTCCATTATGTTGAAGGTAAAGGATTTGGACAATTTACTTATTTAGATAAAACTGTGTCAGTCGCATTGTGTGGAGACCTATGGTATGAAGACAACTGCATTCAAATGAAGAATTTGGACTCTGATATAGTTCTTTGGCCAGTATATACAGATTTTGACTCTCAAGAATGGAATGAAAGTATGAAACACGAATATGCTGAACAAGCGGAGAAATGTGGGAATAATATACTATATGTCAACTCATATTGTCTAGACCAAAATAGTCAAGGTATAGCCAGGGGAGGTGCAGCATTATTTAGTCAGGGGAAGATAGAAAGTGAAATTCCAGCTGGCATAGAAGGTGTTCTCGTTGTTGAAGCTTAG
- a CDS encoding helix-turn-helix domain-containing protein yields the protein MSAIIKKENLIGINEAAEFLEVKPATIRDLIRKGKDILRRKIGKV from the coding sequence ATGAGTGCAATAATCAAAAAAGAAAATTTGATAGGGATAAATGAGGCTGCAGAGTTCCTTGAAGTTAAACCCGCTACTATTCGTGATTTGATACGCAAAGGAAAAGATATTCTAAGACGTAAAATCGGAAAAGTATGA
- a CDS encoding GNAT family N-acetyltransferase: MKMRHRGNVAVTVLKEFWNLGIGKKMLLCLEDFAKEWDLSQLELDYFSGNERGQILYEKLGFVKVGEMPNAFILKDGT, encoded by the coding sequence ATGAAAATGCGTCATAGAGGAAATGTTGCTGTTACAGTTCTGAAAGAATTTTGGAACTTAGGAATAGGAAAGAAGATGCTCCTTTGTCTTGAAGACTTTGCTAAAGAATGGGATCTTTCTCAACTCGAACTGGATTATTTCTCAGGAAATGAAAGAGGACAGATTCTTTATGAGAAACTAGGATTTGTCAAAGTGGGAGAAATGCCTAATGCCTTTATTTTGAAGGATGGCACATGA
- a CDS encoding type I restriction-modification system subunit M N-terminal domain-containing protein: MNKHQLASTSWESANQMRSKIEANEYMDFILGFIFYTYLSDRELELFRKEKLSDEEIKKIDETDFQYAKLVRETLGYFIAYDNLFSTWLDKGNDFDIKNVRDALSDFDHNIDDVYKKVFEKIFKTLQKLLNI, from the coding sequence ATGAACAAGCACCAACTTGCATCGACAAGTTGGGAGTCTGCAAATCAGATGCGTTCCAAAATAGAAGCAAATGAGTATATGGATTTTATTCTTGGTTTTATATTTTATACATATTTATCGGATCGTGAACTCGAATTGTTTCGCAAAGAAAAGTTGAGTGACGAAGAAATCAAAAAGATTGATGAAACTGATTTCCAGTATGCAAAGCTCGTAAGGGAGACATTGGGATATTTTATTGCCTATGATAATCTTTTTTCTACTTGGTTAGATAAGGGCAATGATTTTGATATAAAGAATGTAAGAGATGCTTTGTCGGATTTTGACCACAATATTGACGATGTCTATAAAAAGGTTTTTGAAAAAATATTTAAAACGCTTCAAAAACTATTGAATATTTGA